Proteins encoded together in one Micromonospora auratinigra window:
- a CDS encoding inorganic phosphate transporter — protein sequence MSPELIAVLAVIAVAMAFDYTNGFHDAANAIATSVSTRALTPRIALALAAVGNFVGAHFGAGVAKTVGDGLVTLPTGIESLGVVFAGVLGAIAWNLITWYFGLPSSSSHALFGGLVGATLFANDGVVQWGNIIEKVIIPMVLSPMVGLVLGFLLMLAILWLFRKGQPGKLNRGFRWAQTASAAAMSVGHGMQDAAKTMGIIVLALYTGGFQESKTHIPGWVFWTSAAMLAAGTYAGGWRIIRTLGRKIIDLGPPEGFAAETVASAVLYFNALVLKAPISTTHTITSAIMGVGATKRLSAVRWNVAGNIVIAWIITFPAAALIACLAYLLVRPLF from the coding sequence GTGAGTCCCGAACTCATCGCCGTGCTGGCGGTGATCGCGGTCGCCATGGCGTTCGACTACACGAACGGCTTCCATGACGCGGCCAACGCGATCGCCACCAGCGTCTCGACCCGCGCCCTGACACCTCGGATCGCGCTGGCGCTGGCCGCCGTCGGCAACTTCGTCGGCGCGCACTTCGGCGCGGGCGTGGCCAAGACGGTCGGCGACGGCCTGGTGACCCTGCCGACCGGGATCGAGAGCCTGGGGGTGGTCTTCGCCGGCGTGCTCGGCGCGATCGCCTGGAACCTGATCACCTGGTACTTCGGGCTGCCGTCGTCCTCCTCGCACGCGCTCTTCGGTGGCCTGGTCGGGGCGACCCTGTTCGCCAACGACGGCGTCGTGCAGTGGGGCAACATCATCGAGAAGGTCATCATCCCGATGGTGCTCTCGCCGATGGTCGGCCTGGTGCTCGGCTTCCTGCTGATGCTGGCGATCCTGTGGCTGTTCCGCAAGGGGCAGCCGGGCAAGCTCAACCGGGGTTTCCGCTGGGCGCAGACCGCCTCGGCGGCCGCCATGTCGGTCGGTCACGGCATGCAGGACGCCGCCAAGACCATGGGCATCATCGTGCTGGCCCTCTACACGGGTGGCTTCCAGGAGAGCAAGACGCACATCCCGGGCTGGGTCTTCTGGACCTCGGCCGCGATGCTGGCGGCCGGTACCTACGCGGGTGGCTGGCGGATCATCCGTACCCTCGGTCGCAAGATCATCGACCTGGGTCCGCCGGAGGGCTTCGCGGCCGAGACCGTCGCGAGCGCCGTGCTCTACTTCAACGCCCTGGTGCTGAAGGCCCCGATCTCCACCACCCACACGATCACCTCGGCGATCATGGGTGTGGGCGCGACCAAGCGGCTCTCCGCGGTCCGCTGGAACGTGGCCGGCAACATCGTGATCGCCTGGATCATCACCTTCCCGGCGGCGGCGC
- a CDS encoding DUF47 domain-containing protein encodes MKFSFRPTEGAFYELFTRAAQNLVKGTELLNELGLPDVDVQSVSERLTEVEHDSDQITHDLYKKINSTFITPFDREDIYRLGSLLDDVMDHLEAVGNLLYLYGLTKLPSLPRELHELVNVLDQQAKLTAEAMPRLRSMKDLEDYWIECNRLENDGDQAYRMLLVRLFSGEYDALTVLKMKEVADELEAACDAFEHVANTVETIAVKES; translated from the coding sequence GTGAAGTTTTCCTTCCGTCCCACCGAGGGCGCCTTCTACGAGCTCTTCACCAGGGCCGCGCAGAACCTGGTGAAGGGCACCGAGCTGCTGAACGAGCTGGGCCTGCCCGACGTCGACGTGCAGTCGGTCAGCGAGCGGCTGACCGAGGTCGAGCACGACAGCGACCAGATCACCCACGATCTCTACAAGAAGATCAACAGCACCTTCATCACCCCGTTCGACCGGGAGGACATCTACCGTCTGGGCTCGCTGCTCGACGACGTGATGGACCACCTGGAGGCGGTCGGCAACCTGCTCTACCTGTACGGGCTGACCAAGCTCCCGTCGCTGCCCCGTGAGCTGCACGAGCTGGTCAACGTCCTCGACCAGCAGGCCAAGCTGACCGCCGAGGCGATGCCCCGACTGCGGTCGATGAAGGACCTCGAGGACTACTGGATCGAGTGCAACCGCCTGGAGAACGACGGTGACCAGGCGTACCGGATGCTGCTGGTCCGGCTCTTCTCCGGCGAGTACGACGCGCTGACCGTGCTGAAGATGAAGGAGGTGGCCGACGAGCTGGAGGCCGCCTGCGACGCCTTCGAGCACGTGGCCAACACCGTCGAGACCATCGCGGTCAAGGAGTCCTGA
- a CDS encoding PPK2 family polyphosphate kinase, whose protein sequence is MSGVDEVVRPEGGSVRDLLRVGPGAVDLAAIDPRSTPGLPAAAGTGKRRKEWARGQVELLGADLGRQQEMLYAAATGAAGAQAPTSAPSQAGAHLDGERPRRVLLVLQAMDCGGKDGTIKRVAGAMNPLGLHIRSFGPPTEEELSHDFLWRIRRALPPPGYVGVFNRSHYEDVLVARVESLVDEPTWQARYDTINAFERELAENSVTLVKVMLHISYAEQGERLAERLTDPTKFWKYNPSDLDTRAKWDEYQAAYADALSRCGTDSAPWFVVPADRKWYRDWAVAHLLRETFDTLDLGYPPADFDVEHERHRLRDQAERAKVNGG, encoded by the coding sequence ATGAGCGGAGTCGACGAGGTGGTGCGGCCCGAGGGCGGGTCGGTGCGGGACCTGCTGCGGGTGGGCCCGGGCGCGGTGGACCTGGCGGCGATCGATCCCCGGTCCACGCCGGGCCTGCCGGCGGCGGCCGGCACCGGCAAGCGGCGCAAGGAGTGGGCCCGGGGGCAGGTCGAGCTGCTCGGCGCCGACCTGGGCCGGCAGCAGGAGATGCTGTACGCGGCCGCGACGGGCGCCGCCGGTGCGCAGGCGCCGACGAGCGCGCCCAGCCAGGCCGGTGCGCACCTGGACGGGGAGCGCCCGCGCCGGGTGCTGCTGGTGCTCCAGGCGATGGACTGCGGCGGCAAGGACGGCACGATCAAGCGGGTGGCCGGCGCGATGAACCCGTTGGGGTTGCACATCCGCTCGTTCGGGCCGCCCACCGAGGAGGAGTTGTCGCACGACTTCCTCTGGCGGATCCGGCGGGCCCTGCCGCCGCCCGGGTACGTGGGCGTCTTCAACCGCTCGCACTACGAGGACGTGCTGGTCGCCCGGGTGGAGTCGCTCGTCGACGAGCCCACCTGGCAGGCCCGGTACGACACGATCAACGCGTTCGAGCGGGAGCTGGCGGAGAATTCCGTCACCCTGGTGAAGGTGATGCTGCACATCTCGTACGCCGAGCAGGGCGAGCGGCTGGCGGAGCGGCTGACCGACCCGACGAAGTTCTGGAAGTACAACCCCAGCGATCTGGACACCCGGGCGAAGTGGGACGAGTACCAGGCCGCGTACGCCGACGCGCTGAGCCGGTGCGGGACGGACTCCGCGCCCTGGTTCGTGGTGCCGGCGGACCGCAAGTGGTACCGGGACTGGGCGGTCGCCCACCTGCTGCGGGAGACGTTCGACACCCTGGATCTGGGGTATCCGCCTGCCGATTTCGACGTCGAGCACGAGCGGCACCGGTTGCGGGACCAAGCGGAGAGGGCCAAGGTGAACGGCGGGTGA
- the sigJ gene encoding RNA polymerase sigma factor SigJ has translation MTEFEAERGHLLAVAYRMLGSRSEAEDAVQETWLRYAGALTDPAARARVGQLRAWLTTTCSRICLDVLRSARVRREAYPGQWLPEPVVSELPTADGFAPDPAERAVRADQVGFALLVVLERLSPEQRVAFVLHDVFAVPFGTVAEVLGTTTAAARQLASRGRRAATAPDVPRHTADLAEQQRVLAAFTAAVETGELDRLVRVLAPDVVLVGDGGGHLPAGRRPILGAETVGRFLLGIYRQAGRFGGRLRARPVLVDGTLGWQLEMPYRDDRTLRMVSAYAVHEGRITGVFHQLNPEKLSGLPTLGPDDTWPPRG, from the coding sequence GTGACGGAGTTCGAGGCGGAGCGGGGACACCTGCTGGCGGTCGCGTACCGGATGCTGGGCAGCCGGAGCGAGGCCGAGGACGCCGTGCAGGAGACCTGGCTGCGGTACGCGGGCGCGCTCACCGACCCGGCCGCCCGCGCCCGCGTCGGGCAGCTGCGGGCCTGGCTGACCACCACCTGCTCGCGGATCTGCCTCGACGTGCTCCGCTCCGCGCGGGTGCGCCGCGAGGCGTACCCCGGTCAGTGGCTGCCGGAGCCGGTGGTGAGCGAGCTGCCCACGGCCGACGGGTTCGCCCCCGACCCGGCCGAGCGCGCGGTCCGCGCCGACCAGGTGGGCTTCGCGCTGCTGGTGGTGCTGGAGCGGCTCAGTCCCGAGCAGCGGGTGGCGTTCGTGCTGCACGACGTCTTCGCGGTGCCGTTCGGCACCGTGGCGGAGGTGCTCGGCACCACCACGGCCGCGGCCCGGCAGCTCGCCTCCCGGGGTCGCCGCGCGGCCACCGCGCCCGACGTGCCCCGGCACACCGCCGACCTGGCCGAGCAGCAGCGGGTGCTGGCCGCGTTCACCGCCGCCGTGGAGACCGGTGAGCTGGACCGGCTGGTGCGGGTGCTCGCCCCGGACGTGGTCCTGGTCGGCGACGGTGGCGGCCACCTGCCCGCCGGCCGCCGGCCGATCCTGGGCGCGGAGACCGTGGGCCGCTTCCTGCTCGGCATCTACCGCCAGGCCGGCCGGTTCGGCGGCCGGCTGCGGGCCCGGCCGGTGCTGGTCGACGGCACCCTCGGCTGGCAGCTGGAGATGCCCTACCGGGACGACCGGACACTGCGCATGGTCAGCGCGTACGCCGTGCACGAGGGGCGGATCACCGGGGTGTTCCACCAGCTCAACCCGGAGAAGCTGAGCGGGCTGCCGACGCTCGGGCCGGACGACACCTGGCCGCCGCGCGGGTGA
- a CDS encoding DUF402 domain-containing protein, whose product MPSDVVRVIYRKYDGSAHRDYPARRLAEDDLGVWLGVPAGTESVYHGRPSVEQIPFVLLVPRHAWWTGMFNPPPRTSEVYCDITTPARWVGDDTVHLIDLDLDVVRRRETGLVELRDEDEFAEHRERFGYPDDLVAEAEAAARWLLGALGDGTEPFATSYRKWLALVV is encoded by the coding sequence ATGCCGAGCGACGTGGTCCGCGTGATCTACCGCAAGTACGACGGCAGCGCCCACCGCGACTACCCGGCCCGCCGGCTCGCCGAGGACGACCTCGGCGTGTGGCTCGGCGTACCGGCCGGCACCGAGTCGGTCTACCACGGCCGGCCCTCCGTCGAGCAGATCCCGTTCGTCCTGCTGGTGCCCCGGCACGCCTGGTGGACGGGGATGTTCAACCCGCCGCCGCGGACCAGCGAGGTCTACTGCGACATCACCACCCCGGCCCGCTGGGTGGGCGACGACACCGTGCACCTGATCGACCTCGACCTGGACGTGGTGCGCCGACGCGAGACCGGCCTGGTCGAGCTGCGCGACGAGGACGAGTTCGCCGAGCACCGGGAGCGCTTCGGCTACCCCGACGACCTGGTCGCCGAGGCCGAGGCGGCGGCCCGCTGGCTGCTCGGCGCGCTCGGCGACGGCACCGAGCCGTTCGCCACCTCGTACCGGAAGTGGCTGGCCCTGGTGGTCTGA
- a CDS encoding ATP-dependent DNA helicase, whose product MTPPRTATGSAVPKKRRVGRPSGSELLAAAVGAVPGGAARPGQEQMAEAIERSIASGEHLLVQAGTGTGKSLAYLAPALTVDGPVVVSTATLALQSQLVEHDLPRLADAVEPLLRRRPTFAVLKGRHHYLCLARLDSSTEEEPEDTLFDAPRPGATKWLGEAGRLGKQMERVRDWAEKTATGDRDELDPGVDDQIWRTVSMPARECVGASRCPFGQECFAEASRARAREADIVVTNHSLLAVDMIAGRHIVPPHKLLVVDEAHELADRVSSAAQAELGPELIDRSARRARPLLRPDVAERLTEAGDALAVGLAEAPAGRLTGGLPPALREACTLLDAATRAALEGIGDIKSDDPDPVRKQQAKAVLDELSTTAQRLLEEAEHDVAWVEKPENGSRRALVVAPLSVAGTLATHLYDERTVVATSATLALGGRFDTVARALGLDAPPPAPPSPAAAALATASAVGRPAATVPVAATEGSRPTVGTVPATEGPGWTSLDVGSPFDYARQGILYVAAHLPRPSVSGLPEAAGEELLALVGALGGRTLGLFSSRRAAQQAAELVRARTDLPVLLQGEEALPLLVRRFREERESCLFGVMSLWQGVDVPGDACQLVVIDRLPFPRPDEPLAAARAAAVDAGGGSGFAAVSVPIAAVRLAQGVGRLIRATGDRGVVAVLDSRLETARGYGPYLRRSLPPFWYTTRPDVARGALERLAKS is encoded by the coding sequence GTGACCCCGCCTCGCACCGCCACCGGTTCCGCCGTGCCGAAGAAGCGCCGGGTCGGCCGGCCCAGCGGAAGCGAGCTGCTGGCCGCGGCCGTGGGGGCGGTCCCCGGCGGGGCGGCCCGCCCGGGCCAGGAGCAGATGGCCGAGGCGATCGAGCGGAGCATCGCCTCCGGCGAGCACCTGCTGGTCCAGGCCGGCACCGGCACCGGCAAGTCACTGGCGTACCTGGCCCCGGCGCTGACCGTGGACGGGCCGGTGGTGGTCTCCACCGCCACCCTGGCGTTGCAGTCGCAGCTCGTCGAGCACGACCTGCCCCGGCTGGCCGACGCGGTGGAGCCGCTGCTGCGCCGCCGCCCCACCTTCGCGGTGCTGAAGGGGCGGCACCACTACCTCTGCCTCGCCCGGCTGGACAGCTCCACCGAGGAGGAGCCGGAGGACACCCTCTTCGACGCGCCCCGCCCCGGCGCGACGAAGTGGCTCGGCGAGGCCGGCCGGCTGGGCAAGCAGATGGAGCGGGTCCGGGACTGGGCCGAGAAGACCGCCACCGGCGACCGGGACGAGCTGGACCCGGGCGTCGACGACCAGATCTGGCGGACGGTCTCGATGCCGGCCCGGGAGTGCGTGGGCGCGAGCCGGTGCCCGTTCGGGCAGGAGTGCTTCGCCGAGGCCTCGCGCGCCCGGGCCCGCGAGGCCGACATCGTGGTGACCAACCACAGCCTGCTCGCGGTGGACATGATCGCCGGCCGGCACATCGTGCCGCCGCACAAGCTGCTGGTCGTGGACGAGGCGCACGAGCTGGCCGACCGGGTCTCCTCGGCCGCCCAGGCCGAGCTGGGGCCCGAGCTGATCGACCGGTCCGCCCGGCGGGCCCGCCCGCTGCTGCGGCCGGACGTCGCCGAGCGGCTCACCGAGGCGGGCGACGCCCTCGCGGTGGGGCTCGCCGAGGCGCCGGCCGGGCGGCTCACCGGCGGGCTGCCACCCGCCCTGCGCGAGGCGTGCACCCTGCTCGACGCGGCCACCCGGGCGGCGTTGGAGGGGATCGGCGACATCAAGTCCGACGACCCGGACCCGGTCCGCAAGCAGCAGGCCAAGGCGGTGCTCGACGAGCTCTCCACCACCGCCCAGCGGTTGCTGGAGGAGGCCGAGCACGACGTGGCCTGGGTGGAGAAGCCGGAGAACGGCAGCCGCCGGGCCCTGGTGGTCGCCCCGCTCTCGGTGGCCGGCACCCTCGCCACCCACCTGTACGACGAGCGCACGGTGGTCGCCACCTCGGCCACCCTGGCGCTGGGCGGTCGCTTCGACACGGTGGCCCGGGCGTTGGGGCTGGACGCGCCGCCGCCCGCCCCACCGTCCCCGGCCGCCGCCGCGCTGGCCACCGCGTCGGCCGTCGGCCGCCCCGCCGCGACCGTGCCGGTGGCGGCCACCGAGGGCAGCCGGCCCACGGTCGGCACCGTGCCGGCCACCGAGGGGCCGGGCTGGACCTCGCTCGACGTGGGCTCGCCCTTCGACTACGCCCGGCAGGGCATCCTGTACGTCGCCGCGCACCTGCCCCGCCCCAGCGTCTCGGGGCTGCCCGAGGCGGCCGGCGAGGAGCTGCTGGCGCTGGTCGGGGCGCTCGGTGGGCGTACCCTCGGGCTCTTCTCCTCCCGGCGGGCCGCGCAGCAGGCGGCGGAGCTGGTCCGCGCGCGGACCGACCTGCCGGTGCTGCTCCAGGGCGAGGAGGCGCTGCCGCTGCTGGTCCGCCGGTTCCGCGAGGAGCGGGAGAGCTGCCTGTTCGGGGTGATGTCGCTCTGGCAGGGGGTGGACGTGCCGGGCGACGCCTGCCAGCTCGTGGTGATCGACCGGTTGCCCTTCCCGCGCCCCGACGAGCCGCTGGCGGCCGCCCGGGCGGCGGCGGTGGACGCCGGTGGCGGCTCCGGGTTCGCGGCGGTCAGCGTGCCGATCGCCGCGGTGCGGCTGGCCCAGGGCGTCGGCCGGCTGATCCGGGCGACCGGCGACCGGGGCGTGGTGGCGGTGCTGGACTCCCGGCTGGAGACGGCCCGGGGCTACGGGCCCTACCTGCGCCGCTCGCTGCCGCCGTTCTGGTACACCACCCGCCCGGACGTGGCCCGGGGCGCGCTGGAACGTCTCGCCAAGAGCTGA
- a CDS encoding AI-2E family transporter, which produces MGGPSLREVRLSRFEALRGRLRRAYESGRDSARAGRVDPDHAPGEAGVASPSSPGPVAPAAATVVGVEPPAVMHATTTSRDDVEVPHALRIAGAWSWRLIVVGIVTWALLKIIGTISIVIIPLAVALLLSALLAPAVGWLLHARLPRSLATGVVMVAGLVAVIGTLTLVVNEFIQGVPELSEKSSQGVRQIQDWLKTGPLHLSDSQLNRYIDEAQGWINGNTSKFTSGALSTAATLAEVLTGTVLVLFATFFFLRDGNRIWRFLVRLLPVKARWKVDDAGRASWATLGAYVRATVLVAFIDAVGIGIFLVIFHVPFAFPLAALVFLGAFIPIVGATLSGVVAVLVALVDSGPVTALIILGAVIGVQQVEGHVLQPLIMGRAVAIHPLAVIIGIAAGVVLAGIAGALVAVPLIAVLNTAVRRLAARTVPDTPPDAVVVASQAP; this is translated from the coding sequence GTGGGTGGGCCAAGCTTGCGGGAGGTGCGCTTGAGCCGCTTCGAGGCGCTGCGCGGACGGCTCCGCCGCGCGTACGAGTCCGGTCGGGACTCGGCGCGGGCCGGCCGGGTCGATCCGGACCACGCGCCGGGGGAGGCGGGGGTGGCCTCACCGTCCTCGCCCGGTCCGGTCGCGCCGGCCGCGGCGACGGTGGTGGGGGTGGAACCGCCGGCCGTCATGCACGCCACGACCACCAGCCGGGACGACGTCGAGGTGCCGCACGCGCTGCGGATCGCCGGGGCCTGGTCGTGGCGGCTGATCGTGGTCGGGATCGTGACCTGGGCGCTGCTGAAGATCATCGGCACGATCAGCATCGTGATCATCCCGCTGGCGGTCGCGCTGCTGCTCTCCGCGCTGCTCGCCCCGGCGGTCGGCTGGCTGCTGCACGCCCGGCTGCCCCGCTCGCTGGCCACCGGCGTGGTGATGGTAGCCGGCCTGGTCGCGGTGATCGGCACGCTGACGCTGGTGGTGAACGAGTTCATCCAGGGCGTGCCGGAGCTGAGTGAGAAGTCCTCCCAGGGCGTCCGGCAGATCCAGGACTGGCTCAAGACCGGCCCGCTGCACCTCTCCGACAGCCAGCTCAACCGCTACATCGACGAGGCGCAGGGCTGGATCAACGGCAACACCTCGAAGTTCACCAGCGGGGCGCTCTCCACCGCGGCGACCCTCGCCGAGGTGCTCACCGGCACCGTGCTGGTGCTCTTCGCGACCTTCTTCTTCCTCCGCGACGGCAACCGTATCTGGCGCTTCCTGGTCCGGCTGCTGCCGGTCAAGGCGCGCTGGAAGGTGGACGACGCCGGCCGCGCCTCCTGGGCGACGCTCGGCGCGTACGTGCGGGCCACCGTGCTGGTCGCCTTCATCGACGCGGTGGGCATCGGGATCTTCCTCGTCATCTTCCACGTGCCGTTCGCGTTCCCGCTGGCCGCGCTGGTCTTCCTGGGGGCGTTCATCCCGATCGTCGGGGCCACCCTCTCCGGCGTGGTCGCGGTGCTGGTCGCGCTGGTCGACAGCGGCCCGGTGACCGCGCTGATCATCCTCGGCGCGGTGATCGGCGTGCAGCAGGTCGAGGGGCACGTGCTCCAGCCACTGATCATGGGCCGGGCGGTGGCCATCCACCCGCTCGCGGTGATCATCGGCATCGCCGCCGGCGTGGTGCTCGCCGGCATCGCGGGCGCGCTGGTCGCGGTCCCGCTGATCGCGGTGCTCAACACCGCGGTCCGCCGGCTCGCCGCGCGTACCGTTCCGGACACCCCACCGGACGCCGTGGTGGTCGCCTCCCAGGCGCCCTGA
- a CDS encoding GroES family chaperonin, whose protein sequence is MTADPNLDTGLPIRLLHDRVLVRTENGEGERRSTAGIVIPATAAVGKRLAWATAVGVGPHVRSIVAGDRVLFDPDERSEVELHGRAYVLLRERDVHAVAAERVEKEPTGSTGLYL, encoded by the coding sequence GTGACCGCCGACCCGAACCTCGACACCGGCCTGCCGATCCGCCTGCTGCACGACCGGGTGCTGGTACGCACCGAGAACGGCGAGGGCGAGCGCCGCTCCACCGCCGGCATCGTCATCCCGGCCACCGCGGCGGTGGGTAAGCGGCTGGCCTGGGCCACCGCGGTGGGCGTGGGCCCGCACGTCCGCTCCATCGTCGCCGGCGACCGGGTGCTCTTCGACCCCGACGAGCGCTCCGAGGTCGAGCTGCACGGCCGGGCGTACGTGCTGCTGCGCGAGCGCGACGTGCACGCCGTCGCCGCCGAGCGGGTGGAGAAGGAGCCGACCGGCTCCACCGGCCTCTACCTCTGA
- a CDS encoding aminotransferase class V-fold PLP-dependent enzyme, whose protein sequence is MDTPPAPARPDPLGVLGVPGEINLDHAASAPCARAAADAVAELLPWYASVHRGAGALSRRCTLAYERARQTVGDFVGARAGDHVIFTRNTTDSVNLLARALPAGTTVVTFAGEHHANLLPWPRGSVRLPVPADPAGAVRALAAALAELSRDARPGLPVLVAVTGASNVTGEVWPVAELARVAHRHGARILVDAAQLAPHAPVDLAALDVDYLALSGHKLYAPFGTGVLVGRGDWLDAAAPYLAGGGATSHVGPATHEVRWATGPARHEAGTPNLLGAVALAAVCAALAGADRAALHAREQALLSRLRRGLAALPDVVELRTFPADAPRVGIVSFVVAGRDSADVAARLAAAHRIGVRDGLFCAHPLARRLLSEAAARTGRTDLPPTALRASLGLGTTEADVDALLTALATLP, encoded by the coding sequence GTGGACACGCCGCCGGCGCCGGCCCGGCCCGACCCGCTGGGCGTGCTCGGCGTACCCGGGGAGATCAACCTGGACCACGCGGCCAGCGCGCCCTGCGCGCGGGCCGCGGCCGACGCGGTGGCCGAGCTGCTGCCCTGGTACGCGAGCGTGCACCGGGGCGCGGGCGCGCTGTCGCGGCGCTGCACCCTGGCGTACGAGCGGGCCCGGCAGACGGTCGGCGACTTCGTCGGTGCCCGGGCCGGCGACCACGTGATCTTCACCCGGAACACCACCGACTCGGTGAACCTGCTGGCCCGGGCGCTGCCCGCCGGCACCACGGTGGTCACCTTCGCCGGTGAGCACCACGCCAACCTGCTGCCCTGGCCCCGTGGCTCGGTCCGGCTGCCGGTGCCGGCCGACCCCGCCGGGGCGGTCCGGGCCCTCGCCGCGGCGCTCGCCGAACTCTCCCGTGACGCCCGGCCCGGACTGCCGGTGCTGGTCGCGGTGACCGGGGCCAGCAACGTGACCGGCGAGGTCTGGCCGGTCGCCGAACTGGCCCGGGTCGCCCACCGGCACGGTGCCCGGATCCTGGTGGACGCCGCCCAGCTCGCCCCGCACGCCCCGGTGGACCTCGCCGCGCTGGACGTGGACTACCTGGCGCTCTCCGGCCACAAGCTGTACGCGCCGTTCGGCACGGGCGTGCTGGTCGGGCGGGGCGACTGGCTGGACGCGGCCGCGCCGTACCTGGCCGGGGGCGGGGCCACCAGCCACGTCGGTCCGGCCACCCACGAGGTGCGCTGGGCGACCGGGCCGGCCCGGCACGAGGCCGGCACCCCGAACCTGCTCGGCGCGGTGGCCCTCGCCGCGGTCTGCGCCGCGCTGGCCGGCGCCGACCGGGCCGCGCTGCACGCCCGGGAGCAGGCGCTGCTGTCCCGGCTGCGGCGCGGCCTGGCCGCCCTGCCCGACGTGGTGGAGCTGCGTACCTTCCCGGCCGACGCGCCCCGGGTCGGCATCGTCTCGTTCGTGGTGGCCGGTCGGGACTCCGCCGACGTGGCCGCTCGGCTGGCGGCCGCACACCGGATCGGCGTACGCGACGGGCTGTTCTGCGCCCACCCGCTGGCCCGGCGGCTGCTGAGCGAGGCGGCGGCGCGTACCGGCCGCACCGATCTCCCGCCCACCGCCCTGCGGGCCAGCCTCGGCCTCGGCACCACCGAGGCCGACGTGGACGCCCTCCTCACCGCCCTGGCCACCCTCCCCTGA
- a CDS encoding helix-turn-helix transcriptional regulator, with translation MARPTARVLALLEILQAGGGFTVADLAGRLGVDERTVRRYAGHLADLGIPVEARRGRYGGYRLAPGYKLPPLMLTDEEAVAVMLGLVAATRAGLVTTEGAAAESATAKIRRVLPAVLARRIDSLLDTVDFTAPARKPTPPGIEVLLVLAEAARHQQPVSITYTSWHGRSGERQLDPYGLVFHAGRWYVTGHDHHRGDVRTFRLDRIGTARPVQGRFDIPAGFDPTTQVLAGLAAVPYAHDISVVLHTSLGQARRRIPPSVGTLTEVPDGVRLTTRAERLDGAAQLLAGLGWPFTIDRPDELRDEVRALAARLRTAADAGR, from the coding sequence TTGGCCCGCCCCACCGCGCGCGTACTGGCGTTGCTGGAGATCCTCCAGGCCGGTGGCGGCTTCACCGTCGCGGACCTGGCCGGTCGGCTGGGCGTGGACGAGCGCACGGTCCGCCGCTACGCCGGGCACCTCGCCGACCTCGGCATCCCGGTAGAGGCCCGGCGCGGCCGCTACGGCGGGTACCGGCTCGCGCCCGGATACAAGCTGCCGCCCCTCATGCTCACCGACGAGGAGGCGGTCGCCGTCATGCTCGGGCTCGTCGCCGCCACCCGGGCCGGGCTGGTCACCACCGAGGGCGCGGCAGCCGAGAGCGCGACCGCGAAGATCCGCCGGGTACTGCCCGCGGTCCTCGCCCGGCGGATCGATTCGCTGCTGGACACCGTGGACTTCACCGCACCGGCCCGGAAGCCCACCCCGCCCGGCATCGAGGTGCTGCTGGTGCTCGCCGAGGCGGCCCGACACCAGCAACCGGTGAGCATCACCTACACCAGCTGGCACGGTCGGTCCGGCGAGCGGCAGCTCGACCCGTACGGGCTGGTCTTCCACGCCGGCCGGTGGTACGTCACCGGTCACGACCACCACCGCGGGGACGTCCGGACGTTCCGGCTCGACCGCATCGGGACGGCCCGCCCCGTCCAGGGCAGGTTCGACATCCCGGCCGGATTCGATCCCACCACACAGGTGCTCGCCGGCCTGGCCGCGGTGCCGTACGCGCACGACATCTCCGTGGTGCTGCACACCAGCCTCGGGCAGGCGCGGCGACGCATCCCGCCCTCGGTCGGCACCCTCACCGAGGTGCCCGACGGAGTGCGCCTCACCACCCGGGCCGAACGGCTCGACGGTGCGGCGCAACTGCTCGCCGGCCTCGGCTGGCCGTTCACGATCGACCGGCCGGACGAACTCAGGGACGAGGTACGCGCCCTGGCCGCCCGGCTGCGCACCGCCGCCGACGCCGGCCGGTGA